A stretch of the Desulfuromonadaceae bacterium genome encodes the following:
- a CDS encoding alpha/beta hydrolase — translation MRSSKHFTRVALLVAMLILTACVPKATIPIPAREYGQINSSGNHHLLIILRGIGGSMDDFEKHGLIDEVRARKLPFDVIIPDAHFGYYKSETLEERLKRDIIDPAKARGYRQVWLTGFSMGGMGSLFYLRKYAEDIDGVLLVSPFMGWGSIHKEIQKAGGIGGWVPEQSKLDDWQRTIWSWVHDYTRHAAEYPPIYLGFGDNDSLTGKGPQLLSEAFAPSHVFTLPGDHDYPTFKAIWTEHLNRLEEQLRALP, via the coding sequence ATGAGATCCTCAAAACATTTCACCCGTGTCGCTTTATTGGTCGCGATGCTGATTCTGACCGCCTGCGTACCCAAAGCTACAATCCCGATACCGGCCAGGGAATATGGTCAAATCAACAGCTCGGGCAATCATCATCTGCTGATTATCCTGCGCGGCATCGGCGGGAGTATGGATGATTTTGAAAAACACGGTCTGATTGATGAGGTCCGCGCCCGCAAACTCCCGTTTGATGTGATCATTCCAGACGCTCACTTCGGCTACTACAAGAGTGAAACCCTTGAAGAACGCCTGAAAAGAGACATCATCGACCCGGCCAAAGCCCGTGGCTACCGGCAGGTCTGGTTAACCGGTTTTTCCATGGGTGGGATGGGCAGCCTTTTCTATCTGCGCAAGTATGCCGAAGATATCGATGGCGTCCTGTTGGTCAGCCCCTTCATGGGCTGGGGATCAATCCACAAGGAAATCCAGAAGGCGGGTGGTATCGGTGGGTGGGTTCCGGAGCAGAGCAAGCTGGATGACTGGCAACGGACGATCTGGAGCTGGGTGCATGATTACACACGCCATGCTGCAGAATATCCGCCAATCTATCTCGGCTTTGGCGACAATGACTCCCTGACCGGAAAGGGGCCGCAACTGCTCAGTGAAGCCTTTGCACCGAGTCACGTCTTCACCCTGCCCGGTGATCATGACTACCCGACTTTTAAAGCGATCTGGACAGAGCACCTCAACCGGCTCGAAGAGCAGCTGCGAGCACTTCCTTAA